A part of Carassius carassius chromosome 32, fCarCar2.1, whole genome shotgun sequence genomic DNA contains:
- the bach2a gene encoding transcription regulator protein BACH2 isoform X1: protein MSLSSTGSEQGMSTEEKPEAPMYVYESTVHCANILLCLNEQRKQDVLCDVTVLVEGSEIRAHRAVLAACSQYFSLLLRGQTENEPVINLPQKITEKGFTPLLQFAYTAKLLLNRDNIQDVMCCAEFLGMHNLEDSCFHFLQAQMKSEADGMQTSQNPPSPQTLVQNHYDNGLEDANVQPNDSKPPLPGSRLHPETEKLKVTNNLHQSDQPPTFDIPRYPKYRKYHQVLVEHNATTSSHSSTSSLHGSLQDTITSSDAQGLNLSKVKAEPASGEDCVPLDLSEFEQDGLVGGKGSEMEMEFEGRQLSSTPIELPVSKRSPVCLRSLVKNEVTSSDHCLTADLQLTSRTSPIREPQVAPNYFQKDYQAFVGGLGVTASKKAEKLTDDMSLKSLSFERISSQESERESDRRSVIFSSQAPYHLAAPAHSYPGESCLGQETPDDLWAGSSQSFPCSQALSPTSVSQEPALAYRRRPKSSCPVPIKMCPRSSRAESHIRTSSSCSSYSYAEDGSGGSPSSLPQFELSTSPCSTMARCLALEHQEHSMSGPPKIKCEKSYDTNSSDESGSFSDGDSESFPIKEHTQEVKLPFSIDQITELPRNDFQLMIKMYTLTSDQLEFIHSMRRRSKNRIAAQRCRKRKLDCIQNLEHEIHKLVCERQKLLTERSQLKICMGELWENFSFLSQEVCREEQRSPGQSQSLYNLHPDPVSPGPDLRISPNPTSIDVTLTSHNSVVSSTGSNDCQAIVEPPHSHLRVDREAVPPQDTVTSERSEPSHVGSSSVTTDFCLEMTEKCTTEELPERN, encoded by the exons GAATGAACAGCGGAAGCAGGACGTCCTGTGTGATGTGACAGTGCTGGTGGAGGGGAGTGAGATCCGTGCCCACAGGGCAGTGCTGGCAGCTTGTAGCCAGTATTTCTCCCTGCTGCTCAGGGGCCAGACGGAAAATGAGCCGGTTATCAACCTGCCACAGAAG atCACGGAGAAAGGGTTTACCCCACTGTTGCAGTTTGCTTACACAGCCAAGCTGCTGCTCAACAGGGACAACATCCAGGATGTCATGTGTTGTGCCGAATTCCTGGGAATGCACAACCTTGAAGACTCCTGCTTCCACTTCCTACAGGCCCAGATGAAAAGTGAGGCTGATGGCATGCAGACCAGCCAGAATCCACCATCACCTCAGACTCTGGTTCAAAACCATTATGATAATGGATTAGAGGATGCAAATGTGCAGCCAAATGACTCCAAACCACCACTGCCTGGATCAAGGCTGCACCCTGAAACTGAGAAATTAAAAGTCACCAACAACCTGCATCAATCAGACCAACCTCCAACTTTCGACATCCCTCGTTATCCCAAATATAGAAAGTACCATCAGGTTCTTGTTGAGCACAACGCAACCACCTCCTCTCACAGCAGTACCTCAAGCTTACACGGCTCCCTGCAGGATACCATCACCAGCAGCGATGCCCAGGGCCTTAATCTTTCCAAGGTTAAAGCAGAACCAGCAAGTGGGGAAGACTGTGTGCCACTAGACTTGTCAGAGTTTGAGCAGGACGGTCTGGTTGGGGGTAAAGGGAGTGAGATGGAAATGGAGTTTGAAGGAAGACAACTTAGTTCAACGCCCATCGAATTGCCTGTGAGCAAGCGATCACCAGTGTGCCTGCGCTCCCTTGTTAAAAACGAAGTCACATCTTCGGATCATTGTCTTACGGCTGATCTGCAACTCACCAGCAGAACCTCTCCCATTCGAGAACCACAAGTTGCTCCAAATTACTTCCAAAAAGACTATCAGGCCTTCGTCGGGGGACTTGGAGTGACAGCCTCAAAGAAGGCTGAGAAATTAACCGATGACATGTCACTCAAGTCACTTTCCTTTGAGAGAATCAGTTCCCAAGAATCTGAACGTGAGAGTGACAGAAGAAGTGTCATCTTCTCCTCTCAAGCCCCTTACCATCTGGCAGCACCCGCACACTCTTATCCGGGTGAGAGCTGTTTGGGCCAGGAGACCCCGGATGACTTATGGGCAGGTTCCAGCCAGTCGTTCCCCTGCTCCCAAGCACTGTCCCCAACTTCTGTCTCTCAAGAGCCAGCATTGGCCTACCGCCGCCGGCCAAAGAGCAGCTGTCCGGTGCCCATTAAAATGTGTCCGCGTTCGTCTCGTGCCGAGAGCCACATCAGAACCTCCAGCTCTTGCTCTTCCTACTCCTATGCTGAGGATGGCAGTGGAGGATCTCCTTCCAGCCTGCCCCAGTTTGAGCTCTCTACCTCTCCTTGTTCAACCATGGCACGATGCCTGGCCCTTGAACACCAGGAGCATAGCATGTCAGGGCCACCAAAGATCAAGTGCGAAAAGTCATACGACACCAATTCCAGTGACGAATCTGGATCTTTTTCAGATGGAGATAGCGAATCTTTTCCCATCAAAGAGCACACTCAAGAG GTGAAACTGCCTTTCTCAATAGACCAGATCACAGAGCTTCCACGCAATGACTTTCAGCTGATGATAAAGATGTATACGCTGACCTCAGATCAGCTAGAATTCATCCACAGCATGAGACGCCGCAGTAAAAACCGCATCGCAGCTCAGCGCTGCAGGAAAAGAAAGCTGGACTGCATCCAGAACCTGGAGCATGAGATTCACAAACTG GTCTGTGAGAGACAGAAGCTCCTAACCGAACGCAGCCAGCTGAAGATCTGCATGGGGGAGCTGTGGGAAAACTTCTCCTTTTTGTCTCAGGAGGTCTGTAGGGAAGAACAGCGGAGTCCAGGACAGTCTCAATCTCTGTATAATCTACACCCAGACCCAGTTTCACCCGGTCCAGACCTTCGAATCTCTCCCAATCCCACCAGTATAGATGTCACTCTCACCTCACACAACAGCGTGGTGTCGTCCACAGGCTCAAATGACTGCCAGGCCATAGTCGAACCACCACACTCACATCTCAGAGTGGACAGAGAGGCTGTGCCACCCCAAGACACTGTCACCTCTGAGAGGTCAGAACCTTCCCACGTGGGCAGCTCAAGTGTGACGACTGATTTCTGCCTGGAAATGACCGAGAAGTGCACGACAGAAGAGCTGCCTGAGAGAAACTGA
- the bach2a gene encoding transcription regulator protein BACH2 isoform X2 has translation MSTEEKPEAPMYVYESTVHCANILLCLNEQRKQDVLCDVTVLVEGSEIRAHRAVLAACSQYFSLLLRGQTENEPVINLPQKITEKGFTPLLQFAYTAKLLLNRDNIQDVMCCAEFLGMHNLEDSCFHFLQAQMKSEADGMQTSQNPPSPQTLVQNHYDNGLEDANVQPNDSKPPLPGSRLHPETEKLKVTNNLHQSDQPPTFDIPRYPKYRKYHQVLVEHNATTSSHSSTSSLHGSLQDTITSSDAQGLNLSKVKAEPASGEDCVPLDLSEFEQDGLVGGKGSEMEMEFEGRQLSSTPIELPVSKRSPVCLRSLVKNEVTSSDHCLTADLQLTSRTSPIREPQVAPNYFQKDYQAFVGGLGVTASKKAEKLTDDMSLKSLSFERISSQESERESDRRSVIFSSQAPYHLAAPAHSYPGESCLGQETPDDLWAGSSQSFPCSQALSPTSVSQEPALAYRRRPKSSCPVPIKMCPRSSRAESHIRTSSSCSSYSYAEDGSGGSPSSLPQFELSTSPCSTMARCLALEHQEHSMSGPPKIKCEKSYDTNSSDESGSFSDGDSESFPIKEHTQEVKLPFSIDQITELPRNDFQLMIKMYTLTSDQLEFIHSMRRRSKNRIAAQRCRKRKLDCIQNLEHEIHKLVCERQKLLTERSQLKICMGELWENFSFLSQEVCREEQRSPGQSQSLYNLHPDPVSPGPDLRISPNPTSIDVTLTSHNSVVSSTGSNDCQAIVEPPHSHLRVDREAVPPQDTVTSERSEPSHVGSSSVTTDFCLEMTEKCTTEELPERN, from the exons GAATGAACAGCGGAAGCAGGACGTCCTGTGTGATGTGACAGTGCTGGTGGAGGGGAGTGAGATCCGTGCCCACAGGGCAGTGCTGGCAGCTTGTAGCCAGTATTTCTCCCTGCTGCTCAGGGGCCAGACGGAAAATGAGCCGGTTATCAACCTGCCACAGAAG atCACGGAGAAAGGGTTTACCCCACTGTTGCAGTTTGCTTACACAGCCAAGCTGCTGCTCAACAGGGACAACATCCAGGATGTCATGTGTTGTGCCGAATTCCTGGGAATGCACAACCTTGAAGACTCCTGCTTCCACTTCCTACAGGCCCAGATGAAAAGTGAGGCTGATGGCATGCAGACCAGCCAGAATCCACCATCACCTCAGACTCTGGTTCAAAACCATTATGATAATGGATTAGAGGATGCAAATGTGCAGCCAAATGACTCCAAACCACCACTGCCTGGATCAAGGCTGCACCCTGAAACTGAGAAATTAAAAGTCACCAACAACCTGCATCAATCAGACCAACCTCCAACTTTCGACATCCCTCGTTATCCCAAATATAGAAAGTACCATCAGGTTCTTGTTGAGCACAACGCAACCACCTCCTCTCACAGCAGTACCTCAAGCTTACACGGCTCCCTGCAGGATACCATCACCAGCAGCGATGCCCAGGGCCTTAATCTTTCCAAGGTTAAAGCAGAACCAGCAAGTGGGGAAGACTGTGTGCCACTAGACTTGTCAGAGTTTGAGCAGGACGGTCTGGTTGGGGGTAAAGGGAGTGAGATGGAAATGGAGTTTGAAGGAAGACAACTTAGTTCAACGCCCATCGAATTGCCTGTGAGCAAGCGATCACCAGTGTGCCTGCGCTCCCTTGTTAAAAACGAAGTCACATCTTCGGATCATTGTCTTACGGCTGATCTGCAACTCACCAGCAGAACCTCTCCCATTCGAGAACCACAAGTTGCTCCAAATTACTTCCAAAAAGACTATCAGGCCTTCGTCGGGGGACTTGGAGTGACAGCCTCAAAGAAGGCTGAGAAATTAACCGATGACATGTCACTCAAGTCACTTTCCTTTGAGAGAATCAGTTCCCAAGAATCTGAACGTGAGAGTGACAGAAGAAGTGTCATCTTCTCCTCTCAAGCCCCTTACCATCTGGCAGCACCCGCACACTCTTATCCGGGTGAGAGCTGTTTGGGCCAGGAGACCCCGGATGACTTATGGGCAGGTTCCAGCCAGTCGTTCCCCTGCTCCCAAGCACTGTCCCCAACTTCTGTCTCTCAAGAGCCAGCATTGGCCTACCGCCGCCGGCCAAAGAGCAGCTGTCCGGTGCCCATTAAAATGTGTCCGCGTTCGTCTCGTGCCGAGAGCCACATCAGAACCTCCAGCTCTTGCTCTTCCTACTCCTATGCTGAGGATGGCAGTGGAGGATCTCCTTCCAGCCTGCCCCAGTTTGAGCTCTCTACCTCTCCTTGTTCAACCATGGCACGATGCCTGGCCCTTGAACACCAGGAGCATAGCATGTCAGGGCCACCAAAGATCAAGTGCGAAAAGTCATACGACACCAATTCCAGTGACGAATCTGGATCTTTTTCAGATGGAGATAGCGAATCTTTTCCCATCAAAGAGCACACTCAAGAG GTGAAACTGCCTTTCTCAATAGACCAGATCACAGAGCTTCCACGCAATGACTTTCAGCTGATGATAAAGATGTATACGCTGACCTCAGATCAGCTAGAATTCATCCACAGCATGAGACGCCGCAGTAAAAACCGCATCGCAGCTCAGCGCTGCAGGAAAAGAAAGCTGGACTGCATCCAGAACCTGGAGCATGAGATTCACAAACTG GTCTGTGAGAGACAGAAGCTCCTAACCGAACGCAGCCAGCTGAAGATCTGCATGGGGGAGCTGTGGGAAAACTTCTCCTTTTTGTCTCAGGAGGTCTGTAGGGAAGAACAGCGGAGTCCAGGACAGTCTCAATCTCTGTATAATCTACACCCAGACCCAGTTTCACCCGGTCCAGACCTTCGAATCTCTCCCAATCCCACCAGTATAGATGTCACTCTCACCTCACACAACAGCGTGGTGTCGTCCACAGGCTCAAATGACTGCCAGGCCATAGTCGAACCACCACACTCACATCTCAGAGTGGACAGAGAGGCTGTGCCACCCCAAGACACTGTCACCTCTGAGAGGTCAGAACCTTCCCACGTGGGCAGCTCAAGTGTGACGACTGATTTCTGCCTGGAAATGACCGAGAAGTGCACGACAGAAGAGCTGCCTGAGAGAAACTGA
- the LOC132113368 gene encoding gap junction alpha-10 protein-like, with the protein MGDWNLLGSILEEVHIHSTIVGKIWLTILFIFRMLVLGVAAEDVWVDEQSEFVCNTDQPGCKNVCYDQAFPISLIRFWVLQIIFVSSPSLVYMGHALYRLRALEKERHRRKIQLRAELEETEGLLEEHKKLEKELRKLEEQRKIRKAPLRGSLLRTYIIHILTRSVVEVAFIIGQYILYGIGLDPLYKCERVPCPNSVDCYVSRPTEKTIFMVFMIVIGGVSLFLNLLEISHLGVKKIKQTLSGLQFIEDDSLCKTKHSTIQQLCVMTNMSPQKNPQLKTFIPQGQTDPPLFLTSAYIGSSNNMLQHNSFAAATLPVSCITQQPRQMRQPSQGMIHELHSQGSMELLEDRENRDKHLESSNGSERDVRPLNSGHLGPEGHMEIPACLRNALHRPSRVPDLGDNTVESSESDFCPPNRKASFMVRMPSDSISGSPSCPSTRSSESELGSLNDLPMNPPPGGGRRMSMASRSKRHPATELVI; encoded by the coding sequence ATGGGGGACTGGAACTTGTTGGGGAGCATTTTAGAGGAGGTTCATATTCACTCCACCATCGTGGGTAAAATCTGGCTGACCATCCTGTTCATATTTCGGATGCTGGTTCTTGGAGTGGCGGCCGAGGATGTTTGGGTGGACGAGCAAAGTGAGTTCGTCTGCAACACGGACCAGCCGGGATGCAAGAACGTTTGCTACGACCAAGCATTCCCGATATCGCTCATTCGCTTTTGGGTACTGCAGATCATTTTTGTTTCCTCGCCTTCGCTGGTATACATGGGACATGCTCTGTACCGACTGAGGGCTTTGGAGAAAGAACGGCACAGGAGGAAAATCCAGCTGAGAGCTGAGCTGGAAGAGACGGAAGGCCTCTTGGAGGAGCACAAGAAGTTGGAGAAGGAACTGAGGAAGCTAGAAGAGCAGAGGAAAATTAGGAAGGCTCCTCTGAGGGGCTCCTTGCTGCGCACATATATAATTCATATCCTTACCAGATCAGTGGTGGAAGTGGCGTTCATTATAGGACAGTATATCTTATATGGGATTGGACTGGATCCTTTGTACAAGTGTGAGAGGGTGCCTTGCCCAAACAGCGTGGACTGTTACGTCTCCAGGCCGACTGAGAAGACCATCTTCATGGTTTTCATGATTGTCATAGGAGGGGTTTCGTTGTTCCTGAACCTCTTGGAAATATCCCACCTGggggttaaaaaaattaaacagactCTAAGCGGTCTCCAGTTCATCGAGGACGACAGTCTTTGCAAAACCAAACACTCGACCATTCAGCAACTGTGCGTAATGACGAATATGTCTCCCCAGAAAAACCCGCAGTTGAAAACTTTTATTCCGCAGGGGCAAACGGACCCTCCGCTGTTCTTAACCAGTGCTTACATCGGCTCGAGCAACAACATGTTGCAGCACAACAGTTTCGCTGCGGCCACCCTCCCGGTGTCCTGCATAACCCAGCAGCCCCGGCAAATGCGCCAGCCTAGCCAGGGAATGATCCATGAACTGCACTCCCAAGGGTCCATGGAGTTACTAGAGGACCGGGAAAACCGCGACAAGCATCTAGAGAGCAGTAACGGCTCAGAGAGGGATGTTAGGCCTTTAAACTCGGGTCATCTGGGTCCTGAGGGTCATATGGAAATACCAGCCTGCCTTCGCAATGCTCTGCACAGGCCCAGCCGTGTGCCAGACCTAGGAGACAACACTGTGGAGTCCTCCGAGAGCGACTTCTGTCCGCCCAACAGGAAAGCCAGTTTCATGGTCCGCATGCCCTCAGACAGTATTTCAGGCAGTCCATCATGTCCCTCCACAAGGAGTTCAGAGTCCGAGCTAGGCTCCCTCAACGACCTGCCCATGAACCCACCACCAGGGGGAGGACGACGGATGTCTATGGCAAGTAGAAGCAAACGACACCCAGCTACTGAGCTGGTCATATAA
- the ankrd6a gene encoding ankyrin repeat domain-containing protein 6 isoform X2, which yields MGHQTALHRAAVVGNRDAISALIHGGCALDLQDKEGNTALHEVSWHGFSSCVKLLVKAGADVQVKNKAGNTPLHLACQNGHSQTARVLLLGGAMPDSKNNACDTCLHIAARYNHLAMIKILVASFCSVAEKNQIGDTALHVAAALNHKKTVNLLLEAGADANIKNNTGHTALDKARDNNNRDLAILLAKSNQVQRFARGRTVRKRRDVLRARRRTQSLPRVHSSREKDCTEVAEDTNNSDQVHQTERKTATLSPGTRRKIRSPRQVLEHVFRREYQLHERGSPSQRIKHSSPSSQKEEEAPGRVYQLYTLYRDKDGQIKQAPVNDCRCKPLIKTLENKLEAAKMEIRSEIHTVQEEINCRLGRIEHKNKHQIKVLEKLTQERVTAEGMECHYRINQRATLERMEGERKQVAATNAVKSWCMSKIQDLEVRMPAETPNYKLLRSPSVDQSLVDSDPEGLPLLSLISEGSSSSLATYVNVLPSPGAGPNNDGKSLEFGDPRGRRYFEMKLNGSSGEYRNLTAPSKVKHKPLSRKLATADPKWHRAEAQEVDVSKCRSDKWEELCDSSGSSSLSTSSKRFNASDTEPAPGPAWKHSRHLKDRIQAHHAQTLQSNTMKTLEVTFTQERANLHAMEVTQCFFETVSTQLERWYERKIQEAQKVAEEKALQDRASLLERISILEEELQKLCTNTNINS from the exons ATG ggTCATCAGACAGCCCTGCACCGGGCAGCTGTTGTGGGAAACCGTGACGCTATCTCTGCCCTCATCCATGGAGGCTGTGCACTTGATTTACAAGACAAG GAAGGAAACACTGCTTTGCATGAGGTATCATGGCATGGGTTCAGTTCATGTGTAAAGTTACTGGTCAAAGCTGGGGCAGATGTCCAAGTGAAGAACAAA gcagGAAACACACCTCTACATCTAGCGTGTCAGAATGGACATTCCCAGACCGCTCGAGTGCTACTACTAGGTGGAGCGATGCCTGACAGCAAAAACAATGCAT GTGACACATGCTTACACATTGCTGCACGCTACAATCACTTGGCCATGATTAAGATCCTCGTGGCTTCTTTCTGCTCCGTGGCTGAGAAAAACCAG ATAGGAGACACTGCGCTTCATGTCGCTGCTGCCCTAAATCACAAGAAAACTGTCAATCTGTTACTGGAAGCAGGAGCTGACGCAAACATCAAAAACAAT ACAGGCCACACTGCTCTTGATAAAGCCCGGGACAATAACAACCGAGATTTGGCTATTCTGTTAGCAAAATCCAATCAG GTGCAGCGGTTTGCTCGTGGAAGAACTGTGAGAAAACGAAGAGATGTCTTGCGGGCCCGGAGGAGAACTCAGTCCCTCCCCAGAGTTCATTCCTCCCGAGAGAAG GACTGTACTGAAGTGGCAGAAGACACAAACAACAGTGATCAAGTACATCAAACTGAACGGAAAACAGCAACTCTGAGCCCCGGCACGAGGAGAAAGATCAGGAGCCCAAGACAGGTA TTGGAACATGTGTTTCGGAGAGAGTATCAGCTCCATGAAAGAGGATCTCCATCCCAGAGAATAAAACACAGCAGCCCCAGCTCTCAGAAGGAAGAGGAAGCTCCTGGAAGAGTCTATCAGCTTTATACACTATACAGGGATAAAGATGGACAGATAAAGCAG GCCCCTGTGAATGACTGTCGTTGTAAGCCCCTCATTAAAACTCTGGAGAATAAGCTGGAAGCCGCAAAGATGGAGATACGGTCAGAAATTCACACTGTCCAAGAGGAGATCAACTGCAGGCTGGGCAGAATAGAGCACAAAAACAAGCACCAG ATAAAAGTTCTTGAGAAACTCACACAGGAGCGTGTGACGGCTGAGGGGATGGAGTGTCATTATCGAATAAATCAGAGAGCCACCCTGGAACGCATGGAGGGTGAGAGAAAACAG GTAGCTGCTACCAATGCTGTGAAAAGCTGGTGCATGTCTAAGATTCAGGATCTTGAAGTGCGAATGCCTGCAGAGACACCAAACTACAAACTTCTGCGCTCTCCGTCTGTGGATCAGTCTCTGGTGGATTCAGACCCCGAGGGTCTCCCGCTGCTGTCGCTCATCTCTGAGGGGAGCTCCAGCTCGCTGGCCACTTACGTCAATGTGTTACCCAGCCCAGGAGCAGGACCTAACAATGACGGGAAAAGTCTTGAATTTGGGGACCCCCGTGGGAGGAGATACTTTGAGATGAAGCTGAACGGTTCTTCAG GGGAATATCGTAACCTGACAGCTCCTTCAAAGGTCAAACACAAACCTCTATCACGGAAGCTGGCGACTGCTGACCCCAAGTGGCACCGAGCAGAAGCGCAGGAAGTTGATGTCTCAAAGTGCAGGTCGGACAAATGGGAAGAACTCTGTGAcagcagtggcagcagcagcctGTCCACATCCAGCAAGCGTTTTAACGCCAGCGATACAGAACCAGCACCCGGCCCGGCCTGGAAACACAGCAGGCACCTAAAGGACAGGATTCAAGCACATCACGCACAAACCCTGCAGAGCAACACCATGAAGACCCTGGAGGTCACCTTCACCCAAGAGCGGGCAAACTTGCACGCCATGGAGGTGACACAGTGTTTCTTTGAGACGGTCTCCACACAGCTGGAACGCTGGTACGAGAGGAAGATCCAGGAAGCGCAGAAGGTGGCAGAAGAGAAAGCTCTGCAGGACAGAGCCAGTCTACTGGAGAGGATCAGCATCCTGGAGGAAGAGCTACAGAAGCTTTGCACTAACACTAATATAAACTCTTGA
- the ankrd6a gene encoding ankyrin repeat domain-containing protein 6 isoform X1, translating into MGHQTALHRAAVVGNRDAISALIHGGCALDLQDKEGNTALHEVSWHGFSSCVKLLVKAGADVQVKNKAGNTPLHLACQNGHSQTARVLLLGGAMPDSKNNACDTCLHIAARYNHLAMIKILVASFCSVAEKNQIGDTALHVAAALNHKKTVNLLLEAGADANIKNNTGHTALDKARDNNNRDLAILLAKSNQVQRFARGRTVRKRRDVLRARRRTQSLPRVHSSREKDCTEVAEDTNNSDQVHQTERKTATLSPGTRRKIRSPRQVLEHVFRREYQLHERGSPSQRIKHSSPSSQKEEEAPGRVYQLYTLYRDKDGQIKQAPVNDCRCKPLIKTLENKLEAAKMEIRSEIHTVQEEINCRLGRIEHKNKHQIKVLEKLTQERVTAEGMECHYRINQRATLERMEGERKQQVAATNAVKSWCMSKIQDLEVRMPAETPNYKLLRSPSVDQSLVDSDPEGLPLLSLISEGSSSSLATYVNVLPSPGAGPNNDGKSLEFGDPRGRRYFEMKLNGSSGEYRNLTAPSKVKHKPLSRKLATADPKWHRAEAQEVDVSKCRSDKWEELCDSSGSSSLSTSSKRFNASDTEPAPGPAWKHSRHLKDRIQAHHAQTLQSNTMKTLEVTFTQERANLHAMEVTQCFFETVSTQLERWYERKIQEAQKVAEEKALQDRASLLERISILEEELQKLCTNTNINS; encoded by the exons ATG ggTCATCAGACAGCCCTGCACCGGGCAGCTGTTGTGGGAAACCGTGACGCTATCTCTGCCCTCATCCATGGAGGCTGTGCACTTGATTTACAAGACAAG GAAGGAAACACTGCTTTGCATGAGGTATCATGGCATGGGTTCAGTTCATGTGTAAAGTTACTGGTCAAAGCTGGGGCAGATGTCCAAGTGAAGAACAAA gcagGAAACACACCTCTACATCTAGCGTGTCAGAATGGACATTCCCAGACCGCTCGAGTGCTACTACTAGGTGGAGCGATGCCTGACAGCAAAAACAATGCAT GTGACACATGCTTACACATTGCTGCACGCTACAATCACTTGGCCATGATTAAGATCCTCGTGGCTTCTTTCTGCTCCGTGGCTGAGAAAAACCAG ATAGGAGACACTGCGCTTCATGTCGCTGCTGCCCTAAATCACAAGAAAACTGTCAATCTGTTACTGGAAGCAGGAGCTGACGCAAACATCAAAAACAAT ACAGGCCACACTGCTCTTGATAAAGCCCGGGACAATAACAACCGAGATTTGGCTATTCTGTTAGCAAAATCCAATCAG GTGCAGCGGTTTGCTCGTGGAAGAACTGTGAGAAAACGAAGAGATGTCTTGCGGGCCCGGAGGAGAACTCAGTCCCTCCCCAGAGTTCATTCCTCCCGAGAGAAG GACTGTACTGAAGTGGCAGAAGACACAAACAACAGTGATCAAGTACATCAAACTGAACGGAAAACAGCAACTCTGAGCCCCGGCACGAGGAGAAAGATCAGGAGCCCAAGACAGGTA TTGGAACATGTGTTTCGGAGAGAGTATCAGCTCCATGAAAGAGGATCTCCATCCCAGAGAATAAAACACAGCAGCCCCAGCTCTCAGAAGGAAGAGGAAGCTCCTGGAAGAGTCTATCAGCTTTATACACTATACAGGGATAAAGATGGACAGATAAAGCAG GCCCCTGTGAATGACTGTCGTTGTAAGCCCCTCATTAAAACTCTGGAGAATAAGCTGGAAGCCGCAAAGATGGAGATACGGTCAGAAATTCACACTGTCCAAGAGGAGATCAACTGCAGGCTGGGCAGAATAGAGCACAAAAACAAGCACCAG ATAAAAGTTCTTGAGAAACTCACACAGGAGCGTGTGACGGCTGAGGGGATGGAGTGTCATTATCGAATAAATCAGAGAGCCACCCTGGAACGCATGGAGGGTGAGAGAAAACAG CAGGTAGCTGCTACCAATGCTGTGAAAAGCTGGTGCATGTCTAAGATTCAGGATCTTGAAGTGCGAATGCCTGCAGAGACACCAAACTACAAACTTCTGCGCTCTCCGTCTGTGGATCAGTCTCTGGTGGATTCAGACCCCGAGGGTCTCCCGCTGCTGTCGCTCATCTCTGAGGGGAGCTCCAGCTCGCTGGCCACTTACGTCAATGTGTTACCCAGCCCAGGAGCAGGACCTAACAATGACGGGAAAAGTCTTGAATTTGGGGACCCCCGTGGGAGGAGATACTTTGAGATGAAGCTGAACGGTTCTTCAG GGGAATATCGTAACCTGACAGCTCCTTCAAAGGTCAAACACAAACCTCTATCACGGAAGCTGGCGACTGCTGACCCCAAGTGGCACCGAGCAGAAGCGCAGGAAGTTGATGTCTCAAAGTGCAGGTCGGACAAATGGGAAGAACTCTGTGAcagcagtggcagcagcagcctGTCCACATCCAGCAAGCGTTTTAACGCCAGCGATACAGAACCAGCACCCGGCCCGGCCTGGAAACACAGCAGGCACCTAAAGGACAGGATTCAAGCACATCACGCACAAACCCTGCAGAGCAACACCATGAAGACCCTGGAGGTCACCTTCACCCAAGAGCGGGCAAACTTGCACGCCATGGAGGTGACACAGTGTTTCTTTGAGACGGTCTCCACACAGCTGGAACGCTGGTACGAGAGGAAGATCCAGGAAGCGCAGAAGGTGGCAGAAGAGAAAGCTCTGCAGGACAGAGCCAGTCTACTGGAGAGGATCAGCATCCTGGAGGAAGAGCTACAGAAGCTTTGCACTAACACTAATATAAACTCTTGA